One Thermodesulfobacteriota bacterium DNA window includes the following coding sequences:
- the mraY gene encoding phospho-N-acetylmuramoyl-pentapeptide-transferase yields MLFQILYGLHDSISAFNVFRYITFRTFLSIMTALVISFILTPYLIKKFNHWRIKSGKREDVPERHMVKRDTPTMGGLAILLSTIIPTILWADLRNKLVWIVILALLLFGGIGFIDDLMKLKNPVGKGIRGNTKFLLQCLIAVALSLYIYYGIDFNTRLSLPFFKTITPDLGLFYILLSVFIIVGASNSVNLTDGLDGLAIGPVLIVCGTFMLFAYLAGHVKFAQYLQIFYVRGAGELTILCGAMLGAGIGFLWYNAHPAELFMGDTGSLSLGAALGVIAILIKQEILLVIAGGIFVMETLSVIIQVISYKWKKKRIFRMAPIHHHFELKGWSEEKIVVRFWIISIILALIALSTLKLR; encoded by the coding sequence ATGCTCTTTCAAATCCTCTACGGTCTACACGACTCAATATCAGCTTTTAATGTCTTTAGATACATAACCTTCAGAACTTTCCTTTCGATTATGACAGCTCTCGTAATAAGCTTCATTCTCACCCCTTACCTCATAAAGAAGTTCAATCACTGGCGTATTAAAAGCGGAAAACGGGAAGACGTTCCTGAAAGGCATATGGTAAAAAGGGATACTCCAACGATGGGAGGGCTCGCTATCCTTCTTTCTACCATCATTCCGACAATTCTTTGGGCGGATTTGAGAAATAAACTCGTTTGGATAGTCATTTTGGCGCTTTTACTTTTCGGAGGAATAGGCTTCATCGATGACTTGATGAAGCTTAAAAACCCGGTTGGTAAAGGAATAAGGGGAAACACCAAATTTCTCTTACAGTGCCTTATAGCTGTGGCATTAAGCCTTTACATATACTACGGAATCGATTTCAACACCCGTCTTTCTTTACCATTCTTTAAAACCATAACACCCGATCTTGGCCTTTTTTACATTCTCCTTTCGGTTTTTATAATTGTTGGGGCTTCGAATAGTGTCAATTTAACGGATGGTCTCGACGGACTCGCCATAGGACCGGTCCTTATTGTTTGCGGAACATTTATGCTTTTTGCTTATCTAGCAGGCCACGTAAAATTTGCCCAATACCTTCAGATCTTTTATGTGAGAGGAGCTGGGGAGCTTACGATCCTCTGTGGAGCGATGCTAGGTGCCGGAATTGGATTCTTGTGGTATAACGCACACCCTGCGGAACTCTTCATGGGAGATACGGGTTCACTCTCGTTGGGAGCGGCCTTAGGGGTTATAGCCATACTGATCAAGCAGGAAATACTCCTTGTGATTGCAGGTGGGATTTTTGTTATGGAGACACTCTCGGTGATAATCCAGGTGATTTCATATAAGTGGAAAAAGAAGAGGATTTTTAGGATGGCACCGATCCACCACCATTTCGAACTAAAAGGTTGGAGTGAAGAGAAGATAGTTGTGAGATTCTGGATAATCTCAATTATTCTTGCCCTTATAGCTTTGAGTACGCTGAAACTGAGATGA